From the genome of Acomys russatus chromosome 27, mAcoRus1.1, whole genome shotgun sequence, one region includes:
- the Rpl18a gene encoding 60S ribosomal protein L18a — MKASGTLREYKVVGRCLPTPKCHTPPLYRMRIFAPNHVVAKSRFWYFVSQLKKMKKSSGEIVYCGQVFEKSPLRVKNFGIWLRYDSRSGTHNMYREYRDLTTAGAVTQCYRDMGARHRARAHSIQIMKVEEIAAGKCRRPAVKQFHDSKIKFPLPHRVLRRQHKPRFTTKRPNTFF, encoded by the exons ATGAAGGCGTCGGGCACG CTTCGGGAGTACAAGGTGGTGGGGCGCTGCCTGCCCACCCCGAAGTGCCATACGCCACCGCTGTACCGAATGCGCATCTTTGCGCCCAACCACGTGGTGGCCAAGTCCCGCTTCTGGTACTTCGTGTCGCagctgaagaagatgaagaagtcGTCCGGGGAGATAGTGTATTGCGGGCAG GTGTTTGAAAAGTCCCCGCTTCGTGTAAAGAACTTCGGCATCTGGCTGCGCTACGACTCCCGCAGTGGCACACACAACATGTACCGGGAGTACCGGGACCTGACCACTGCTGGCGCTGTCACCCAGTGCT aCCGCGACATGGGTGCCCGGCACCGTGCCCGCGCGCACTCCATCCAGATCATGAAGGTGGAGGAGATTGCAGCTGGCAAGTGCCGCCGGCCGGCTGTCAAGCAGTTCCAC GACTCGAAGATCAAGTTCCCACTGCCCCACCGCGTGTTGCGGCGCCAGCACAAGCCGCGCTTCACCACCAAGAGGCCCAACACCTTCTTCTAG
- the Slc5a5 gene encoding sodium/iodide cotransporter, protein MEGAEARARASFGAWDYGVFATMLLVSTGIGLWVGLARGGQRSADDFFTGGRQLAAVPVGLSLAASFMSAVQVLGVPAEAARYGLKFLWMCAGQLLNSLLTAFLFLPIFYRLGLTSTYQYLELRFSREVRLCGTLQYLVATMLYTGIVIYAPALILNQVTGLDIWASLLSTGIICTLYTTVGGMKAVVWTDVFQVVVMLLGFWVILARGAMLMGGPRNVLSLAQNHSRINLMDFDPDPRRRYTLWTFIVGGTMVWLSMYGVNQAQVQRYVACHTERKAKLALLVNQLGLFLIVASAACCGIVMFAYYKDCDPLLTGRISAPDQYMPLLVLDIFEDLPGVPGLFLACAYSGTLSTASTSINAMAAVTVEDLVKPRMPHLAPRKLVFISKGLSFIYGSACLTVAALSSLLGGGVLQGSFTVMGVISGPLLGAFTLGVLLPACNTPGVLSGLAAGLAVSLWVAVGATLYPPGEQTMGVLPTSAFGCTNASALLGPSGATNASSGIPSSEMDERRPALADTFYAISYLYYGALGTLTTVLCGALISYLTGPTKRSSLDPGLLWWDLARQTASVAPKEDTITLEDSLMKGPEDIPAATKKPLGLRPGDEAHPLSPGRDLETNL, encoded by the exons ATGGAGGGCGCGGAGGCCAGGGCGCGCGCCAGTTTCGGTGCCTGGGACTACGGCGTGTTCGCGACCATGCTGCTCGTGTCCACGGGCATCGGGCTGTGGGTCGGCCTGGCCCGCGGCGGCCAGCGCAGCGCCGACGACTTCTTCACTGGGGGCCGGCAGCTGGCAGCTGTGCCAGTGGGGCTGTCGCTGGCCGCCAGCTTCATGTCCGCTGTGCAGGTGCTCGGGGTCCCCGCCGAGGCAGCGCGCTATGGCCTCAAATTCCTGTGGATGTGCGCCGGCCAGCTGCTCAACTCGCTGCTCACCGCCTTTCTTTTCTTGCCGATCTTCTACCGCCTGGGCCTCACCAGCACCTACCAG TACCTAGAACTGCGCTTCAGCCGAGAGGTGCGGCTCTGCGGGACGCTGCAGTACCTGGTGGCCACG ATGCTGTACACAGGCATCGTGATCTACGCTCCTGCTCTCATTCTGAACCAAG TGACCGGGTTGGACATCTGGGCGTCACTCCTGTCCACGGGAATCATCTGCACCTTGTACACCACCGTG GGTGGTATGAAGGCTGTGGTCTGGACCGATGTGTTCCAGGTTGTGGTGATGCTCCTCGGCTTCTGGGTGATCCTGGCCCGAGGCGCCATGCTCATGGGGGGGCCCCGGAACGTGCTCAGTCTCGCTCAGAACCATTCTCGGATCAACCTGATGGA CTTCGACCCTGATCCTCGGAGACGCTACACCTTGTGGACTTTCATAGTAGGTGGCACGATGGTGTGGCTTTCCATGTATGGTGTGAACCAAGCCCAGGTACAGCGCTATGTGGCCTGCCACACGGAGAGAAAGGCCAAGCT GGCCCTGCTTGTCAACCAGCTGGGCCTCTTCCTGATTGTGGCCAGTGCGGCTTGCTGTGGCATAGTCATGTTTGCTTACTACAAAGACTGCGACCCCCTCCTCACAGGCCGCATCTCAGCTCCCGACCAG TACATGCCGTTGCTCGTGTTGGACATCTTTGAGGACCTCCCTGGAGTCCCCGGGCTCTTTCTGGCCTGTGCCTACAGTGGAACCCTCAG CACCGCGTCCACCAGCATCAACGCCATGGCAGCCGTCACCGTGGAAGACCTCGTCAAGCCAAGGATGCCTCACCTGGCACCTCGAAAGCTAGTTTTCATCTCTAAAGGGCTCT CATTCATCTATGGCTCAGCCTGCCTTACCGTGGCTGCTCTGTCCTCCCTGCTGGGAGGCGGTGTGCTCCAG GGCTCCTTCACCGTGATGGGTGTCATTAGTGGACCTCTGCTAGGAGCCTTCACGCTGGGCGTGCTGCTCCCAGCCTGCAACACTCCG GGCGTCCTCTCCGGACTGGCAGCAGGCTTGGCTGTATCCCTGTGGGTGGCCGTGGGTGCCACACTGTACCCGCCTGGAGAGCAGACCATGGGGGTGCTACCTACCTCAGCCTTCGGCTGCACCAACGCCTCGGCTCTCCTGGGCCCCTCCGGAGCCACCAATGCCTCCAGCGGGATCCCCAG CTCTGAAATGGACGAGCGCCGCCCTGCGCTCGCAGACACCTTCTACGCCATTTCCTATCTGTATTACGGGGCTCTGGGGACACTGACCACTGTGCTTTGCGGCGCTCTTATCAGCTATCTAACCG GCCCCACCAAACGTAGCTCTCTGGACCCTGGACTGCTGTGGTGGGACCTCGCTCGGCAGACAGCATCTGTGGCCCCAAAGGAGGACACCATCACCCTGGAGGACAGCCTTATGAAG gGTCCGGAAGACATCCCTGCTGCGACCAAGAAGCCCCTTGGCCTCCGGCCAGGCGACGAGGCCCACCCGCTGTCCCCGGGGCGCGATCTGGAGACCAACCTCTGA